One genomic region from bacterium encodes:
- a CDS encoding GMC family oxidoreductase, whose amino-acid sequence MLAAKLAATGKRIVLLDQGLSYSEADRADLLRRGVETLSDYADYNDDAPAGTVTPHGSAEPDGQVVDWAAQRLFGIGGTALHFEGIMGRPLEDDLRVRSLYGFGRDWPIGYAELEPWLLSAEREVGVAGNDDNPYASARSGPFPMPGHAFSYFDREIFGPALGALGITGHSSPRAIPTEPYGGRSECLACRACKFCPSGARYSPDRVHIRAIEGQENVTILPGVSLRRLETSPAGDRIVAAHALRVEDRSPLVVTAERFVVALGGVETPRLLLLSAAESAAGDGLGNQGGQLGRGFSDHVHPYVTHDIGQHAGSRLGFETMVTEHFRVHADRRQENTFWMLGSPAMDWFPVGMEAASWATRGEVLSLDALRESIPRMVTLSGMVELGGDGVLDLDPDQLDAFGSPVARITLTLTDRDRNAPAKMGEVAAEIGEAMGALNMSEITPPEFGLGYHPSGATAMADSPDDGVCDPDLKVFGQENLYLVSNSVFPHMGANPPTLTIIALALRLADHLEGRNAS is encoded by the coding sequence GTGCTGGCGGCCAAGCTGGCGGCGACCGGCAAGAGGATCGTGCTGCTGGACCAGGGCCTCAGCTACTCGGAGGCGGACCGCGCCGACCTGCTGCGTCGGGGTGTCGAGACCCTCAGCGACTACGCCGACTACAACGACGACGCGCCGGCCGGGACGGTCACGCCGCACGGCTCGGCCGAGCCCGATGGGCAGGTCGTGGACTGGGCGGCCCAGCGGTTGTTCGGCATCGGGGGGACCGCGCTGCACTTCGAGGGCATCATGGGGCGCCCGCTCGAGGACGATCTCAGGGTGAGGTCCTTGTACGGCTTCGGGCGCGACTGGCCCATCGGCTACGCCGAGCTCGAGCCCTGGCTGCTGAGCGCCGAACGGGAGGTCGGGGTGGCCGGAAACGACGACAACCCCTACGCCTCGGCCCGATCGGGGCCGTTCCCCATGCCGGGCCACGCGTTCTCCTACTTCGATCGCGAGATCTTCGGTCCGGCGCTGGGGGCTCTGGGCATCACCGGGCACTCCTCGCCCCGCGCCATCCCTACCGAGCCGTACGGCGGCCGCTCGGAGTGCCTGGCTTGCCGGGCGTGCAAGTTCTGTCCCTCGGGGGCCCGGTACTCGCCGGACCGGGTGCATATCCGGGCAATCGAGGGACAGGAGAACGTGACGATCTTGCCGGGCGTGAGCCTGAGGCGTCTGGAGACCTCGCCTGCGGGGGACCGGATCGTGGCGGCCCACGCGCTGCGGGTGGAGGATCGCTCGCCCCTGGTGGTCACGGCGGAGCGCTTCGTGGTGGCTCTGGGAGGGGTCGAGACACCCCGTCTCCTGCTCCTCTCGGCCGCCGAGAGCGCCGCCGGCGACGGCCTGGGGAACCAGGGCGGGCAGCTGGGTCGGGGGTTCAGCGACCATGTCCACCCTTATGTCACCCACGACATCGGGCAGCATGCCGGAAGCCGGCTGGGTTTCGAGACCATGGTCACCGAGCACTTCAGGGTGCACGCGGACCGGCGCCAGGAGAACACCTTCTGGATGCTCGGCTCGCCGGCCATGGATTGGTTCCCGGTGGGCATGGAGGCCGCGAGCTGGGCGACGCGGGGAGAGGTGCTCTCCCTCGATGCGCTCCGCGAGAGCATCCCCCGCATGGTGACGCTCTCGGGCATGGTGGAGCTCGGGGGCGACGGCGTGCTCGACCTGGACCCCGATCAGCTGGACGCGTTTGGATCGCCGGTTGCCAGGATCACCCTGACGCTCACCGATCGAGACCGGAATGCCCCGGCGAAGATGGGCGAGGTGGCGGCCGAGATCGGCGAGGCCATGGGCGCTCTGAACATGTCCGAGATCACGCCGCCGGAATTCGGCCTGGGCTACCACCCCTCGGGCGCCACGGCCATGGCCGACTCGCCGGACGACGGCGTGTGCGACCCGGACCTCAAGGTGTTCGGGCAGGAGAACCTCTACCTGGTGAGCAATTCGGTCTTCCCGCACATGGGGGCCAATCCCCCCACGCTGACGATCATCGCGCTGGCCCTCCGGCTGGCGGATCACCTCGAAGGGAGGAACGCTTCATGA
- a CDS encoding HigA family addiction module antidote protein: MKHFCRKPTYPGEILHHESLVPLGLTQKALADHIGCNSKVINRIVNGREGVTTEMAPKFGAALGTTPEFQLNAQKAVDLYRAGESIERLPKPISKAS, translated from the coding sequence ATGAAGCACTTCTGCCGAAAACCCACCTACCCCGGCGAGATCCTGCACCACGAGTCTCTGGTGCCGCTCGGCCTCACCCAGAAGGCCCTTGCCGATCACATTGGCTGCAACAGCAAGGTCATCAACCGCATCGTCAACGGCCGCGAGGGCGTCACCACCGAGATGGCTCCGAAGTTCGGTGCGGCGCTCGGCACGACGCCTGAGTTCCAGCTAAATGCGCAGAAGGCGGTCGACTTGTACCGCGCAGGCGAGAGTATCGAACGTCTGCCGAAGCCGATCTCGAAGGCGAGCTGA